AACTGACGGTGACCGAAGGGGCTCAAGTGCAGTTTTCCTATAGTACCAATGGAAGAGTATTCAGAGAGATGGGGGAGGTGTTTTCTGCCAGAGAGGGCAAATGGGTAGGTGCCAAGACAGGGCTCTTCGCGACAAGGTCTTCATCCAAAGGGATTCCTGGCTATGTATTGGTCGATGAGTTTGTGGTAGAGTAAAAGGGAGTATTGTGCAAGTTAGCCTGACGTTTCGGCGACAATGAGGAACTCTTATGCCCAATCAGTGTGTAATACTGACAATTCGCTACTAGTAGCGATTGAATACCGGATTACTTCTATGTAAAATTGCCTTATTTAGAATCAGTCTAATTAATGAAGCACTGCTTCATGATGTGCTTTTGATACATGCAGTGTCAAAAAGCAGGAATGACTCATATAATACAGGTTTTTTTATGGACACAAAACGAATAATACCATGTCGATTTTTTTAGAAAATGAGGTTGGGCTTTTCTATGGCTCAGATAGTGGAAATACAGAAGAGGTAGTCAAAATGTTCGTAGATTCATGGAGCATATCGGAGCTGGATGTAATAGAAGCATCGGGTATGACGGTCGAAGACTATGCTCGCTTTGATTTTATCATCATTGGTTTGTCTACTTGGTATGATGGCGAATTGCAAAGTGATTTTGAGGGGTTTTTTGAGCAATTTCAGACCATTGATTTTTCAGGCAAAGTAGTTGCAATGTTCGGTTTGGGAGATCAATATGACTATGCGCAGTATTTTGTCGATGGTTTAGGTATCTTGGGGGAGGTGATCTTGGCCAATGGAGGACACATTATTGGTATGTGGCCTAATGTAGATTATGACTTTGACGAGTCCAAAGGGTTGTTTGAGGACGGGTTGTTCTACGGGTTGCCGTTGGACTCAGACAATCAGCGAGACATGAACGAACCAAGGTTGGCTGCCTGGATGCAGAAGTTGGAAACGGAAATTCAGCAGATGGTGGAGGTTTGATATATGATCATCAGTATGGATCAGTCTGTAAACTTGGGAGCAAATCAATGCTCTATATGGTGCATTCGATATTCCAATCATCTAAATGTTGCCTCAAAGATTCATATATAAAAAACAGTAACGAATTATGGATTCATGAACCTTGAATGACGAAGTGATCTTGGGTCAATCTCCTTAGAAATACAGAGCGATCCGAAAGTATGATTTTTTTAGTATTTGTAGAGAGAAAAAAGTGAGCATAAAAAAACCCTAGTACTTTGGTACTAGGGAGTTTTGCAGAGAAGGAGGGATTCGAACCCCCGGTACCTCGCGGTACGCCGGTTTTCAAGACCGGTGCATTCGACCACTCTGCCACTTCTCTAGGTCGTTTACATTGCCATTCCGTTGAATGGGAGTGCAAATGTAGAAGAATATTTTATCTAGTCAAATCCTCTACGAAAAAAAGTAAAAAATTATTCAAACACTGAGGTAGTCACCTCTATTTTGTCCGAATGGACGGCTCGATCCACACTGGCATTGTACTCAAATCCGACGAGTAAAATGATCGATAGCAGGTAGAGCCAGATCATCAATGCGATGAGCATCCCGAGTGATCCGTAGAATTTGTTGTAGGTAGAGAAGTTGTTGATGTAATAAGAAAAAGCGTAGGAAGCTGCTACACATGAACCTGCCGAAAAGACAGTGCCGGCAGAAAAAAAGGTCCATCGATCCTTGATTGCTGGAGCGAAGTAGTAGATCAATGAGATGGCAATAAAGAAGGATGCAGCGATGATGCCATACTTGAGCAGGACGATGAGGTGGTAGATGTACTCGGCCCTGAAAAAAGAGGTGTCAGAGAGGTGGGCGAGAAAAGCTTTGCCAACGACCAACAAGAAAATGGATAGGAAGAGGACAAAAGCCATCATCAGTGTGAGTGCGGTGGCGATCAATCGTGTTTTGAGAAAACTCCGGCGATCGACGGTTTTGTAGATGCTGTTAAATGCAGTCATCAAGCTGTGCATGCCATTGGTAGCGAGCACGAGTGCGAAGAGTACCCCAAAGGAGAGCAGTCCTTCTCGTTTGTTGCTGACGATATCTTCGATGGTGTCTGTGGCTGCTCGAAACATGTTGTCCGGCATGACATTGGACATGAAGTTCATGATACTATCTGCGTCGATATGAGGCAAGACACTGTGGATGTAGGGGATCAGCGTGAAGATGAATATGATCGACGGAAAGATCGCCAACGTAAAGCTAAAAGCTACACCACTGGCCATAGTCAGCAGGCGGCTGTCCAAGATGCTGTCGAGGAAGATGACGATGGCATTGTAGAGGGTGGTGCGACGTTTGTTGAGTCGCGTGGTTTTGAGTAGCTTGATAAACCTCTTGTACCAATTGTACGCTAGGAATTTTTTATGGACGTAGGTTCTAATCATTGAAATAAGGAGCTAGTAGTTTTTCCATTACTTCCGGCATCCTGCACGGCTTGTTGCTTTGCATGTCCACAAAAACCAAAGTGGTCTCACCGATATTGATCAGTTTATCTTGTTCGTTGTATATCTCGTATTCAAATCGTATTCTCACGCCAGGCAGGCTAGGTATTTTGACTTTGATTGTGAGGAGTTCGTCGTATTTGCCTGGAGCGATGTACTTGGACCGGTGCTCTAGGACAGGCATCATGACGCCCATATCTTCTAGCTCTTTGTATGACAAGCCAAGTGATCGAAGGGATTCTACACGCCCCACTTCGTAGTACATGGCATAGTTGCCATAGTATACATAGCCCATTTGGTCGGTTTCGCCATAGCGGACTCTGACTTGTGTTGTAGACTCAAACATAGAGTTGATTAGGTGTTCTGAATTTATTGCAATCTATACATTAATTAATACTATTTTGTACACTGTGGCGATTTTGATACGCTATCAAATCAGTGGAATGAGTGGAGCTGGAGGGGATTTGTAGGCGTAGCGCTAGGAGGACTTCAAGTGTTGGGAATGTGGGGTTGACGGTGATTAACTTGGTCAAAATCGAGGAGAAGAGCACAGCGAGTCGTGCAAGAATTCATGTCAAATCATGTCGATCAAGTAATTAAATTTTTAACTTATGTCCGACAACCCAACGAATGGAGACATTCGAAATCAAAAACAGCATAGCATGAATATAGCATTCAACAAAAATGAAGACGAATACAAGCAAATGATCTATAGACTCCACGAGCGAGCCAAAAAAGTCAAGCTTGGAGGGGGAGAGAAGAAGATTGCAGCGCAACATGCCAAAGGCAAACTGAGTGCACGCGAGCGCATAGACTACTTGCTCGATGACCCCAACGATTTTGTAGAAATAGGTTTGTTTGCTGGAGAAGGCATGTACATCGCACAAGGTGGCTGCCCCTCTGGCGGAGTGGTCACGGGCATCGGCAAGGTACAGGGTAGGACTTGTGTCCTGGTAGCTAATGACGCGACGGTCAAAGCGGGAGCGTGGTTTCCCATCACTGCCAAGAAGAACCTGAGGGCACAGGAGGTCTCCATGGAAAATCAACTACCGATCATCTACCTTGTGGATAGTGCAGGTGTATACTTGCCAATGCAGGATGAGATATTTCCTGACAAGGAGCACTTTGGTCGACAGTTTCGCAACAACGCCAAAATGTCTGCTATGGGGATCGTGCAGATCGCTGCGATCATGGGCAGTTGTGTAGCGGGAGGGGCTTATTTGCCGATCATGTCGGACGAAGCAATGATTGTGGATCAGACAGGCTCTATTTTTTTGGCGGGGAGTTACTTGGTCAAAGCGGCCATTGGCGAAAGTGTTGACAATGAAACCCTTGGAGGTGCGACGACCCATTGTGAGATATCGGGTGTGACGGACAACAAGTATGATTCGGATGAAGACTGTCTCGATGCGATCAAACGGATTTTTGACAAGATCGGCCAACCTCAAGTGGCAGGTTTTGACCGAGCAGCAGCCCAAACTCCAAAGCTTGACGAGGAGGAGTTATACGGGGTGTTTCCGACAGATCGCGTCAAACCCTATGACATGCGAGAGGTGATTGAGAGATTGGTCGATGGGTCGGAATTTGACGAATACAAGAAAGACTATGGGCAAACGCTGCTTTGTGGACATGCGCGTATCGAGGGTTGGGCCGTAGGGATCGTAGCAAATCAGCGCAAGATGGTAAAAACCAAAAAAGGCGAGATGCAAATGGGAGGGGTGATCTACTCCGACTCGGCAGACAAAGCCGCGAGATTCATCATGAATTGCAACCAGCGTAAGATTCCTTTGGTGTTTTTGCATGACGTGAGTGGATTCATGGTGGGGAGCAAAGCGGAACATGGCGGTATCATCAAGGACGGAGCAAAGATGGTCAACGCGATGGCCAATTCGGTTGTGCCCAAGTTTACCTTCATTCTGGGCAACTCCTACGGTGCGGGCAATTATGCCATGTGTGGCAAAGCATATGACCCGAGACTGATCTATGCTTGGCCTAGTGCACAGATGGCCGTGATGAGTGGAGCGGCGGCTTCCAATACGCTGCTACAGATCAAGATGGCGTCCATGAAGGGCAAGGGGGAAGAGGTCAGTGAAGAAAGTAAAGCCGAGTTTCTCAAGGAGATTACAGCACAGTACAACGAACAATTGAGCCCCTACTACGCAGCGGCGCGTCTATGGATAGACGGGATCATCGATCCATTGGATACGAGACGAGTGATTTCGACGGGTATAGAGGCGGCCAATCATGCACCATTGGACAAATTCAACGTGGGAGTGATCCAAACCTGATGTCGTCTTTGGCGTATGTACGCTATGTTTTTGAAACAAATATCCCTATCTTCATTGATATGGGAGCGTGGCTTTGATAGCTTCGCAGCTCAATTGGAATAGTATAAATGGCAGAGGATACGATAGATATCAACGAAAAGGAATTGACCGCTCTCATATCGCTCCTCGACGATGAGGATGTCGAAGTGACACATCATGTGGAGGAGAAATTGATGTCATTGGGGACGAGCATTATTCCTTATTTGGAAAAGGAATGGATGAAAAATAGTTTGATACCAGATGTGCGTATCAAGATCGAGGACATCATCCATGACCTCCAATATGAGCTTCTCAAAGAACGCCTTCTGGAGTGGAAAACCAATGGAGCTGAGGACCTACTCGAAGGACTCATGTTGGTCGCCAACTATCAATACCCAGATCTCAACCTGAAGTTTTTGACTCGCAAACTGGAGCAGTTTTACTACGAAGCGTGGAAAGAGTTTAATGGGGAGTATACGCCTATACAGGAGGTCAAGATTTTGAATGATATCATGTACAATCGGCTCAAGTTTCGTCCCAATTCCAAGAATTTCCATTCCCCGTCTAACGGGATGATCAATCTCGTGATGGAGTCCAAGAAGGGAAACCCATTGAGTCTCTGTGTGATCTATATGCTCATCGCCCAAAAACTCAAGATGCCCATCTATGGAGTCAATTTGCCTAACCTGTTCATTCTGACATACAAAAGAGAGGATACTCAGTTTTATATCAACGTTTTCAACAACGGGATCATCTTTACCAAAGAGGATATAGATAACTACATTGAACAGTTGCATTTGTCCAAACTAGAGGTGTACTATCAGCCGTGTTCGCATCTAGATATCGTCATGCGAGCACTACGAAATCTCATCGCTTCTTTTGAGAAACTTGGAGAGTACAAGAAGGCTGACGATGTGAAGGTGCTTCTTCAGGTATTGGATCATACGAAACGCTAATTGTTCTAGCGTATTCTACATCCCGCAGGTCTGACGAACCTGTGCGGAGACGGCTTGTTTTGAAGCAAATTATTGAGCACATCTTCTACATAGTGATGCTTGCTATTGCTGGCGGATTGAGGGCTGTCGTCGATGGCGCCATGGTACTCTAGTGTGTATTTTCCTTGAGGTTTTGCCAGTATAGCTACTTCTGGACTTTTTTCGATTTGAAACAGATTCGCTGCATCTTGATTGAGGTCGATGAAGTAGGGCATGTCAAATTGTTTAGCTTGTGCTTTGGTTTTGGA
The DNA window shown above is from Reichenbachiella sp. 5M10 and carries:
- a CDS encoding flavodoxin → MSIFLENEVGLFYGSDSGNTEEVVKMFVDSWSISELDVIEASGMTVEDYARFDFIIIGLSTWYDGELQSDFEGFFEQFQTIDFSGKVVAMFGLGDQYDYAQYFVDGLGILGEVILANGGHIIGMWPNVDYDFDESKGLFEDGLFYGLPLDSDNQRDMNEPRLAAWMQKLETEIQQMVEV
- a CDS encoding YihY/virulence factor BrkB family protein; translation: MIRTYVHKKFLAYNWYKRFIKLLKTTRLNKRRTTLYNAIVIFLDSILDSRLLTMASGVAFSFTLAIFPSIIFIFTLIPYIHSVLPHIDADSIMNFMSNVMPDNMFRAATDTIEDIVSNKREGLLSFGVLFALVLATNGMHSLMTAFNSIYKTVDRRSFLKTRLIATALTLMMAFVLFLSIFLLVVGKAFLAHLSDTSFFRAEYIYHLIVLLKYGIIAASFFIAISLIYYFAPAIKDRWTFFSAGTVFSAGSCVAASYAFSYYINNFSTYNKFYGSLGMLIALMIWLYLLSIILLVGFEYNASVDRAVHSDKIEVTTSVFE
- a CDS encoding thioesterase family protein codes for the protein MFESTTQVRVRYGETDQMGYVYYGNYAMYYEVGRVESLRSLGLSYKELEDMGVMMPVLEHRSKYIAPGKYDELLTIKVKIPSLPGVRIRFEYEIYNEQDKLINIGETTLVFVDMQSNKPCRMPEVMEKLLAPYFND
- a CDS encoding acyl-CoA carboxylase subunit beta, encoding MNIAFNKNEDEYKQMIYRLHERAKKVKLGGGEKKIAAQHAKGKLSARERIDYLLDDPNDFVEIGLFAGEGMYIAQGGCPSGGVVTGIGKVQGRTCVLVANDATVKAGAWFPITAKKNLRAQEVSMENQLPIIYLVDSAGVYLPMQDEIFPDKEHFGRQFRNNAKMSAMGIVQIAAIMGSCVAGGAYLPIMSDEAMIVDQTGSIFLAGSYLVKAAIGESVDNETLGGATTHCEISGVTDNKYDSDEDCLDAIKRIFDKIGQPQVAGFDRAAAQTPKLDEEELYGVFPTDRVKPYDMREVIERLVDGSEFDEYKKDYGQTLLCGHARIEGWAVGIVANQRKMVKTKKGEMQMGGVIYSDSADKAARFIMNCNQRKIPLVFLHDVSGFMVGSKAEHGGIIKDGAKMVNAMANSVVPKFTFILGNSYGAGNYAMCGKAYDPRLIYAWPSAQMAVMSGAAASNTLLQIKMASMKGKGEEVSEESKAEFLKEITAQYNEQLSPYYAAARLWIDGIIDPLDTRRVISTGIEAANHAPLDKFNVGVIQT
- a CDS encoding transglutaminase-like domain-containing protein; this translates as MAEDTIDINEKELTALISLLDDEDVEVTHHVEEKLMSLGTSIIPYLEKEWMKNSLIPDVRIKIEDIIHDLQYELLKERLLEWKTNGAEDLLEGLMLVANYQYPDLNLKFLTRKLEQFYYEAWKEFNGEYTPIQEVKILNDIMYNRLKFRPNSKNFHSPSNGMINLVMESKKGNPLSLCVIYMLIAQKLKMPIYGVNLPNLFILTYKREDTQFYINVFNNGIIFTKEDIDNYIEQLHLSKLEVYYQPCSHLDIVMRALRNLIASFEKLGEYKKADDVKVLLQVLDHTKR
- a CDS encoding redoxin domain-containing protein → MKKLLFFLSISLIAPALQGQDIDMNFLKLWDVEKEDIVTLPLQQSVSVLIFTSSSCPYDQLYDERIRALHTQYKDRVDFILINAYTPRQGKELASKTKAQAKQFDMPYFIDLNQDAANLFQIEKSPEVAILAKPQGKYTLEYHGAIDDSPQSASNSKHHYVEDVLNNLLQNKPSPHRFVRPAGCRIR